From the genome of Triticum aestivum cultivar Chinese Spring chromosome 3B, IWGSC CS RefSeq v2.1, whole genome shotgun sequence, one region includes:
- the LOC123070767 gene encoding uncharacterized protein At4g10930 isoform X3, whose product MPMQMDVDGQPSEALEEMDTLENYTSENEICGICRDIVIDRGVLDGCQHWFCYTCIDNWSAITNRCPLCKIEFQNITSTPVYDSTGTGDTIEDDYPLTSGDDDWYEPGESNTLSFPSYYIDAEAVVCLDGGDCIIRSGLVAAEDNSALDTSIACDSCDLWYHAICVGFNPETTSEDSWLCPRCVSIEAKNESEVILKQNISGDSDRTSTDASFSGRVSVSVADDGETALVVSMVGVNSESKDDLQEGSLGSKTAQEAFYCNSHPSCSIDDLSHEDVANACIPRNKDISCSSHNKSSETNLARMVSSEPTQRSSELSAMRESACILFSAEHGNISNEQSEVPQDGLSYSLLCRNKEAESTGEDAALPRNSNGKSPVIKSAQLSSAASKVARSADIDMINSDAVQKRKNDQNTQLPPILFSRQDRQNTSDMESGGEISHPAKKAKLGVPDQEMDLIANSGVSSSDCHATSIAAEVIASDTSKIATQNKYVPDIMSIVEGESYMRDPGRELAKPVGRRAGDKPGLRMKKILHKDGKESTAVVQKLQQEIREVVRDNGISILEKDNAFDEKLLTAFRSAIGKSMDGPAKKPNLSLARKSLLQKGKIRENLTKKLYASSTGRRRSAWHRDREVDFWKHRCSPGINPEKIETLQSVLQLLKESSDTGTRKESAEEKKAFLSRLYLADASVVPRKGDIKPLSALEGCLPFDKNSQIKGDDSKSTNKPAPVTQTIKINSPNSTRKVLSSSTLSKEALSRRENKNGQAAQNKQNQSAGDIKQDKRKWALEILARKNASSIASKDQTEGTDDLSRNYPLLAKLPVDMRPQLTTGRHNKVPISVRQAQLYRIAEYYLQRANLDVIRRCADTELAIADAVNVENDIYGKSSSKSVYVNLCSQATRQSAKPKPENDASTLTEKAEVSSDLISQQVTTENTNSGNSNVEEALDRAGLLDIPATAGQTDKSELGGVLEQNASENTVCFNSVEEALKRAGLFDSPPNSPERKSTTAECNSRTVSGSPISMQQKYTNTDDTYLVNLDSEPSRSLQSSSDSRFRDASPLKDEDDSSCQQPKCSSEDDQKLIPSGETTDATENETLSVNLAEADKCSLQCEKTSQTDKETVADIPDEGTGHVEDSKEMDITVSDLHNKSSHGNNVPKEGEGISQAVKLELGKEKSSSGNQELNRKHSKGDKSSTHPAESVDSWKKPAPDPGNNSTPVSSSSIHKKVEMFVKENIRPLCKSGVITVEQYRWAVAKTAEKVMKHHSEAKNANFLIKEGDKVKKLALQYVEATQQKIS is encoded by the exons ATGCCGATGCAGATGGATGTTGATGGGCAGCCAAGTGAAGCGCTGGAAGAGATGGATACCCTG GAAAATTATACATCTGAGAATGAAATTTGCGGCATTTGTAGAGATATTGTCATCGATAGAGGAGTTTTGGATGGTTGCCAACACTG GTTTTGCTATACATGCATAGACAACTGGTCTGCCATCACAAATCGCTGCCCCCTCTGCAAAATTGAATTTCAGAATATAACATCCACTCCA GTATATGATAGTACTGGTACTGGAGATACTATTGAAGACGATTACCCTTTAACAAG TGGTGATGATGATTGGTATGAGCCAGGCGAAAGCAACACACTATCTTTCCCATCATACTATATAGATGCAGAA GCAGTAGTTTGTTTGGATGGTGGTGATTGCATAATTCGAAGTGGACTCGTGGCAGCTGAGGATAATTCAGCTTTAGATACATCAATTGCTTGTGATTCCTGTGATCTATG GTATCATGCTATATGTGTGGGCTTTAATCCAGAAACTACATCTGAAGATTCGTGGTTGTGCCCAAG ATGTGTATCGATTGAAGCGAAAAATGAGTCAGAGGTTATCCTGAAGCAAAACATCAGTGGAGATTCTGATAGAACATCTACCGATGCATCATTTTCTGGGAGGGTGTCAGTATCTGTTGCAGATGATGGTGAAACTGCCCTTGTTGTCTCGATGGTTGGTGTAAATTCTGAAAGTAAGGATGACCTACAAGAAGGTTCACTAGGCTCGAAGACAGCCCAAGAAGCATTTTATTGCAATTCACATCCAAGTTGTTCCATAGATGATTTATCACATGAGGATGTTGCAAATGCCTGTATCCCGAGGAACAAAGATATTTCCTGTAGCTCACACAATAAATCTTCTGAAACTAATTTGGCTCGCATGGTTTCTTCTGAACCAACACAAAGATCATCAGAACTTTCAGCAATGCGTGAGTCAGCATGTATCTTATTTAGCGCAGAGCATGGTAATATTTCAAATGAACAGTCGGAAGTACCACAAGATGGGCTATCTTATTCATTATTATGTAGAAATAAGGAGGCTGAAAGTACAGGAGAGGATGCTGCGCTGCCTAGAAACAGTAATGGGAAATCTCCTGTCATCAAATCTGCACAACTTTCATCAGCAG CTAGTAAGGTGGCAAGATCAGCTGACATTGATATGATCAACTCAGACGCAGTTCAGAAGAGGAAAAATGACCAGAACACGCAGTTGCCACCCAT TCTTTTTTCCAGGCAGGATAGACAAAATACCAGTGACATGGAATCAGGAGGTGAAATTAGTCATCCTGCGAAGAAAGCAAAACTGGGAGTGCCGGATCAGGAAATGGATCTCATTGCAAACTCAGGTGTTTCTTCATCAGACTGCCATGCTACTTCGATTGCAGCCGAAGTTATTGCCAGTGATACATCAAAAATTGCCACACAGAATAAATATGTCCCTGATATAATGAGTATAGTTGAAGGAGAGAGCTACATGAGGGATCCTGGCAGGGAGCTGGCGAAGCCTGTAGGCAGAAGAGCAGGAGATAAGCCTGGTCTTAGAATGAAGAAGATTTTACACAAGGACGGAAAAGAATCAACTGCTGTAGTTCAGAAGCTACAACAAGAGATAAGGGAAGTAGTTAGAGATAATGGTATTAGTATACTCGAGAAGGATAACGCTTTTGACGAAAAACTTTTGACCGCATTCCGTTCAGCAATTGGGAAGTCCATGGATGGACCAGCCAAAAAACCCAACCTTTCACTCGCAAGGAAGTCGCTGCTTCAAAAGGGCAAGATACGTGAGAATCTGACCAAGAAGTTGTATGCATCATCCACAGGAAGGAGACGAAGTGCATGGCACCGTGACAGGGAAGTTGACTTCTGGAAACATCGTTGCTCCCCAGGGATAAATCCTGAAAAGATTGAGACACTGCAATCAGTACTTCAGTTACTCAAGGAATCCTCAGATACTGGCACGCGCAAAGAAAGTGCTGAGGAGAAGAAAGCCTTTTTGTCCAGGTTATATCTGGCTGATGCATCAGTTGTTCCCAGAAAGGGTGATATAAAACCTCTCTCCGCCCTTGAAGGGTGCCTCCCATTCGATAAAAATAGCCAAATCAAAGGTGACGACAGCAAATCAACAAACAAACCTGCACCTGTGACTCAGACAATCAAAATCAATTCGCCCAACAGCACCAGAAAAGTATTGAGTTCTTCGACCCTGAGTAAAGAAGCATTGAGTAGAAGAGAAAACAAAAATGGTCAGGCAGCACAGAATAAACAAAACCAATCTGCTGGTGATATCAAGCAGGACAAAAGAAAATGGGCCCTTGAGATCCTGGCAAGGAAAAATGCCAGCTCTATTGCTAGCAAAGATCAAACAGAAGGCACAGACGATCTCAGCAGGAACTACCCTTTATTA GCAAAACTTCCTGTGGATATGCGGCCACAGCTCACAACTGGACGTCATAATAAAGTTCCTATTTCAGTTAGACAG GCACAACTTTACCGCATCGCCGAGTATTATCTGCAGAGAGCAAATTTGGATGTTATTCGCAGATGTGCAGATACCGAATTGGCTATTGCTGATGCTGTCAATGTAGAAAATGATATTTACGGGAAGTCCAGTAGCAAATCAGTTTATGTGAATCTTTGCTCCCAGGCTACTCGCCAGTCTGCCAAGCCAAAACCCGAGAATGATGCTTCAACTCTAACTGAAAAGGCTGAAGTTAGCAGCGATTTGATATCACAGCAGGTTACAACTGAAAATACCAATAGTGGTAACAGTAATGTGGAAGAAGCTTTAGACAGAGCAGGCCTTTTGGATATTCCTGCTACTGCCGGACAAACTGATAAGAGTGAACTAGGTGGTGTGCTTGAGCAGAATGCGAGTGAAAATACTGTTTGTTTCAACAGCGTGGAAGAAGCGCTAAAAAGAGCAGGCCTCTTTGATTCCCCTCCTAACAGTCCCGAGAGAAAAAGTACCACAGCTGAATGTAATTCCAGGACAGTTTCCGGTTCTCCAATTTCCATGCAACAAAAATATACAAATACAGATGATACTTACTTGGTAAATTTGGACTCTGAACCGAGCAGAAGTTTGCAGTCAAGTTCTGATTCTAGGTTTAGGGATGCATCCCCACTTAAAGATGAGGATGATTCATCCTGTCAGCAACCAAAATGTAGTTCTGAGGATGATCAGAAATTGATACCCAGCGGAGAAACTACAGATGCAACAGAAAATGAAACCCTTTCAGTGAACTTGGCCGAAGCCGATAAATGTAGTTTGCAATGCGAAAAAACGAGTCAAACAGACAAGGAAACTGTAGCTGACATCCCTGATGAAGGTACCGGGCATGTGGAGGACTCAAAAGAAATGGACATAACAGTGAGCGATTTGCATAATAAATCTAGTCATGGGAATAATGTGCCGAAAGAAGGTGAAGGAATCAGTCAAGCAGTGAAACTGGAGCTCGGTAAAGAGAAGTCTTCCAGTGGCAATCAAGAGTTGAATCGTAAACATTCCAAAGGAGACAAGTCATCCACCCATCCAGCAGAAAGTGTAGACAGTTGGAAGAAACCAGCACCTGACCCAGGCAATAACAGCACACCAGTTTCATCTAGTTCCATACATAAGAAG GTTGAAATGTTTGTGAAAGAGAACATCAGGCCACTTTGCAAGAGCGGCGTAATCACCGTGGAGCAATACAGGTGGGCTGTTGCTAAAACAGCAGAGAAGGTTATGAAGCACCACTCGGAGGCTAAGAATGCCAACTTCCTGATCAAGGAGGGTGACAAGGTGAAAAAGCTTGCTCTGCAGTATGTTGAGGCAACTCAGCAAAAGATCAGTTGA
- the LOC123070767 gene encoding uncharacterized protein At4g10930 isoform X4: MPMQMDVDGQPSEALEEMDTLENYTSENEICGICRDIVIDRGVLDGCQHWFCYTCIDNWSAITNRCPLCKIEFQNITSTPVYDSTGTGDTIEDDYPLTSGDDDWYEPGESNTLSFPSYYIDAEAVVCLDGGDCIIRSGLVAAEDNSALDTSIACDSCDLWYHAICVGFNPETTSEDSWLCPRCVSIEAKNESEVILKQNISGDSDRTSTDASFSGRVSVSVADDGETALVVSMVGVNSESKDDLQEGSLGSKTAQEAFYCNSHPSCSIDDLSHEDVANACIPRNKDISCSSHNKSSETNLARMVSSEPTQRSSELSAMRESACILFSAEHGNISNEQSEVPQDGLSYSLLCRNKEAESTGEDAALPRNSNGKSPVIKSAQLSSAASKVARSADIDMINSDAVQKRKNDQNTQLPPMQDRQNTSDMESGGEISHPAKKAKLGVPDQEMDLIANSGVSSSDCHATSIAAEVIASDTSKIATQNKYVPDIMSIVEGESYMRDPGRELAKPVGRRAGDKPGLRMKKILHKDGKESTAVVQKLQQEIREVVRDNGISILEKDNAFDEKLLTAFRSAIGKSMDGPAKKPNLSLARKSLLQKGKIRENLTKKLYASSTGRRRSAWHRDREVDFWKHRCSPGINPEKIETLQSVLQLLKESSDTGTRKESAEEKKAFLSRLYLADASVVPRKGDIKPLSALEGCLPFDKNSQIKGDDSKSTNKPAPVTQTIKINSPNSTRKVLSSSTLSKEALSRRENKNGQAAQNKQNQSAGDIKQDKRKWALEILARKNASSIASKDQTEGTDDLSRNYPLLAKLPVDMRPQLTTGRHNKVPISVRQAQLYRIAEYYLQRANLDVIRRCADTELAIADAVNVENDIYGKSSSKSVYVNLCSQATRQSAKPKPENDASTLTEKAEVSSDLISQQVTTENTNSGNSNVEEALDRAGLLDIPATAGQTDKSELGGVLEQNASENTVCFNSVEEALKRAGLFDSPPNSPERKSTTAECNSRTVSGSPISMQQKYTNTDDTYLVNLDSEPSRSLQSSSDSRFRDASPLKDEDDSSCQQPKCSSEDDQKLIPSGETTDATENETLSVNLAEADKCSLQCEKTSQTDKETVADIPDEGTGHVEDSKEMDITVSDLHNKSSHGNNVPKEGEGISQAVKLELGKEKSSSGNQELNRKHSKGDKSSTHPAESVDSWKKPAPDPGNNSTPVSSSSIHKKVEMFVKENIRPLCKSGVITVEQYRWAVAKTAEKVMKHHSEAKNANFLIKEGDKVKKLALQYVEATQQKIS, translated from the exons ATGCCGATGCAGATGGATGTTGATGGGCAGCCAAGTGAAGCGCTGGAAGAGATGGATACCCTG GAAAATTATACATCTGAGAATGAAATTTGCGGCATTTGTAGAGATATTGTCATCGATAGAGGAGTTTTGGATGGTTGCCAACACTG GTTTTGCTATACATGCATAGACAACTGGTCTGCCATCACAAATCGCTGCCCCCTCTGCAAAATTGAATTTCAGAATATAACATCCACTCCA GTATATGATAGTACTGGTACTGGAGATACTATTGAAGACGATTACCCTTTAACAAG TGGTGATGATGATTGGTATGAGCCAGGCGAAAGCAACACACTATCTTTCCCATCATACTATATAGATGCAGAA GCAGTAGTTTGTTTGGATGGTGGTGATTGCATAATTCGAAGTGGACTCGTGGCAGCTGAGGATAATTCAGCTTTAGATACATCAATTGCTTGTGATTCCTGTGATCTATG GTATCATGCTATATGTGTGGGCTTTAATCCAGAAACTACATCTGAAGATTCGTGGTTGTGCCCAAG ATGTGTATCGATTGAAGCGAAAAATGAGTCAGAGGTTATCCTGAAGCAAAACATCAGTGGAGATTCTGATAGAACATCTACCGATGCATCATTTTCTGGGAGGGTGTCAGTATCTGTTGCAGATGATGGTGAAACTGCCCTTGTTGTCTCGATGGTTGGTGTAAATTCTGAAAGTAAGGATGACCTACAAGAAGGTTCACTAGGCTCGAAGACAGCCCAAGAAGCATTTTATTGCAATTCACATCCAAGTTGTTCCATAGATGATTTATCACATGAGGATGTTGCAAATGCCTGTATCCCGAGGAACAAAGATATTTCCTGTAGCTCACACAATAAATCTTCTGAAACTAATTTGGCTCGCATGGTTTCTTCTGAACCAACACAAAGATCATCAGAACTTTCAGCAATGCGTGAGTCAGCATGTATCTTATTTAGCGCAGAGCATGGTAATATTTCAAATGAACAGTCGGAAGTACCACAAGATGGGCTATCTTATTCATTATTATGTAGAAATAAGGAGGCTGAAAGTACAGGAGAGGATGCTGCGCTGCCTAGAAACAGTAATGGGAAATCTCCTGTCATCAAATCTGCACAACTTTCATCAGCAG CTAGTAAGGTGGCAAGATCAGCTGACATTGATATGATCAACTCAGACGCAGTTCAGAAGAGGAAAAATGACCAGAACACGCAGTTGCCACCCAT GCAGGATAGACAAAATACCAGTGACATGGAATCAGGAGGTGAAATTAGTCATCCTGCGAAGAAAGCAAAACTGGGAGTGCCGGATCAGGAAATGGATCTCATTGCAAACTCAGGTGTTTCTTCATCAGACTGCCATGCTACTTCGATTGCAGCCGAAGTTATTGCCAGTGATACATCAAAAATTGCCACACAGAATAAATATGTCCCTGATATAATGAGTATAGTTGAAGGAGAGAGCTACATGAGGGATCCTGGCAGGGAGCTGGCGAAGCCTGTAGGCAGAAGAGCAGGAGATAAGCCTGGTCTTAGAATGAAGAAGATTTTACACAAGGACGGAAAAGAATCAACTGCTGTAGTTCAGAAGCTACAACAAGAGATAAGGGAAGTAGTTAGAGATAATGGTATTAGTATACTCGAGAAGGATAACGCTTTTGACGAAAAACTTTTGACCGCATTCCGTTCAGCAATTGGGAAGTCCATGGATGGACCAGCCAAAAAACCCAACCTTTCACTCGCAAGGAAGTCGCTGCTTCAAAAGGGCAAGATACGTGAGAATCTGACCAAGAAGTTGTATGCATCATCCACAGGAAGGAGACGAAGTGCATGGCACCGTGACAGGGAAGTTGACTTCTGGAAACATCGTTGCTCCCCAGGGATAAATCCTGAAAAGATTGAGACACTGCAATCAGTACTTCAGTTACTCAAGGAATCCTCAGATACTGGCACGCGCAAAGAAAGTGCTGAGGAGAAGAAAGCCTTTTTGTCCAGGTTATATCTGGCTGATGCATCAGTTGTTCCCAGAAAGGGTGATATAAAACCTCTCTCCGCCCTTGAAGGGTGCCTCCCATTCGATAAAAATAGCCAAATCAAAGGTGACGACAGCAAATCAACAAACAAACCTGCACCTGTGACTCAGACAATCAAAATCAATTCGCCCAACAGCACCAGAAAAGTATTGAGTTCTTCGACCCTGAGTAAAGAAGCATTGAGTAGAAGAGAAAACAAAAATGGTCAGGCAGCACAGAATAAACAAAACCAATCTGCTGGTGATATCAAGCAGGACAAAAGAAAATGGGCCCTTGAGATCCTGGCAAGGAAAAATGCCAGCTCTATTGCTAGCAAAGATCAAACAGAAGGCACAGACGATCTCAGCAGGAACTACCCTTTATTA GCAAAACTTCCTGTGGATATGCGGCCACAGCTCACAACTGGACGTCATAATAAAGTTCCTATTTCAGTTAGACAG GCACAACTTTACCGCATCGCCGAGTATTATCTGCAGAGAGCAAATTTGGATGTTATTCGCAGATGTGCAGATACCGAATTGGCTATTGCTGATGCTGTCAATGTAGAAAATGATATTTACGGGAAGTCCAGTAGCAAATCAGTTTATGTGAATCTTTGCTCCCAGGCTACTCGCCAGTCTGCCAAGCCAAAACCCGAGAATGATGCTTCAACTCTAACTGAAAAGGCTGAAGTTAGCAGCGATTTGATATCACAGCAGGTTACAACTGAAAATACCAATAGTGGTAACAGTAATGTGGAAGAAGCTTTAGACAGAGCAGGCCTTTTGGATATTCCTGCTACTGCCGGACAAACTGATAAGAGTGAACTAGGTGGTGTGCTTGAGCAGAATGCGAGTGAAAATACTGTTTGTTTCAACAGCGTGGAAGAAGCGCTAAAAAGAGCAGGCCTCTTTGATTCCCCTCCTAACAGTCCCGAGAGAAAAAGTACCACAGCTGAATGTAATTCCAGGACAGTTTCCGGTTCTCCAATTTCCATGCAACAAAAATATACAAATACAGATGATACTTACTTGGTAAATTTGGACTCTGAACCGAGCAGAAGTTTGCAGTCAAGTTCTGATTCTAGGTTTAGGGATGCATCCCCACTTAAAGATGAGGATGATTCATCCTGTCAGCAACCAAAATGTAGTTCTGAGGATGATCAGAAATTGATACCCAGCGGAGAAACTACAGATGCAACAGAAAATGAAACCCTTTCAGTGAACTTGGCCGAAGCCGATAAATGTAGTTTGCAATGCGAAAAAACGAGTCAAACAGACAAGGAAACTGTAGCTGACATCCCTGATGAAGGTACCGGGCATGTGGAGGACTCAAAAGAAATGGACATAACAGTGAGCGATTTGCATAATAAATCTAGTCATGGGAATAATGTGCCGAAAGAAGGTGAAGGAATCAGTCAAGCAGTGAAACTGGAGCTCGGTAAAGAGAAGTCTTCCAGTGGCAATCAAGAGTTGAATCGTAAACATTCCAAAGGAGACAAGTCATCCACCCATCCAGCAGAAAGTGTAGACAGTTGGAAGAAACCAGCACCTGACCCAGGCAATAACAGCACACCAGTTTCATCTAGTTCCATACATAAGAAG GTTGAAATGTTTGTGAAAGAGAACATCAGGCCACTTTGCAAGAGCGGCGTAATCACCGTGGAGCAATACAGGTGGGCTGTTGCTAAAACAGCAGAGAAGGTTATGAAGCACCACTCGGAGGCTAAGAATGCCAACTTCCTGATCAAGGAGGGTGACAAGGTGAAAAAGCTTGCTCTGCAGTATGTTGAGGCAACTCAGCAAAAGATCAGTTGA